The Sporomusa termitida genome has a window encoding:
- a CDS encoding translocation/assembly module TamB domain-containing protein produces MRTKAALLAVLLLALGMAAFGWWSTHSQAVFAQLENTLATELTQALGTEVVIGQLQAVGLTTAVINDVIIFDKQGRELAVIKQVTVDYSLLSLARGQTALNALRKVTLTQPVVGLVEDADGIWNIEFLKQETQPDSPVFNGKIVIEQAVLAVNALKGQWQLTAVDGLLTVQDSRAIALKLAASHNDSALSVEGFINTDQNNLSLTIQADSVNPAAYEQLLLTGTPLHFTNGLLTGFDVTIARNAAGLHYAGEFVMDQIAAASGEYTVEKAQGRVSFTTNYVYILGASALVNKQPVAVRGNIGIAGEQPVFDLRVESTGVDLAALSDGFPLAGRVALQADVTGTPASPVVTAELAAPDRVEVAGYSLQDSRARVSYADKIVTIAEFSTQALGGQVRGQGLFDTDTQRYQVQLLASNIDTAAIRDLPVAVSGSGDLTVTAGGQGSNWQSVAGSAVLSLTDGQLEGLPYTRMTALVERTGNTTAIKHYDLILPTGLITAEGTITGDTLAITLDGHGVELAALPVSAGKDLSVSGNAGFTGGLTGTIARPELRLTFQAAGLTVNQQLLGQASGILTASPDLVALEQVTLNDGAVAHELAGQVVLSGAQPVVNLTLVTRSARAETLVRIIKPDLPLTGNLDQEMTISGPLDNLAVHGKLKLSEGSFAGYLIASAEGSYQRENGVITVNDLMIDSLNTRIKLAGTVSADDNLNFSVAAENIDVARLKLEYPYPVSGIFSLTGQVTGTIASPAVNGRLTAGSVLANGQELKDISAELSYEDEQADIRELRFSQGQGSYLFSGAVDIRTHGIDGLFRVEGGELAGILALANVPDRGIRGSLDGEIVLSGSMSNPNIVLRGSIRNGKIKEYLFDTIDIDAELRNKVIAVNTLMAKQGPDGVLAAQGQADLNGQIDMEIGGRAIDTGILTALFNTTLETTGKFSFTAQASGATADPNVSVSMEMQNGSIANAEFDNLYGLLIYNNGSIHVNQLFVARGPYKASAYGIVPLKALNSQGRGKADVTDAMDLNLRLDNADLRILPMLTKEVAWATGPTTGEIAVGGTLSQPTLNGHLTVTNGTVKLKALSDPIQKVGIDIHFKDDKIDISAFDGEMGGGSYSLGGSARINGLTLDDYNLRLTLNRLGVKHKYFAGPIDGAFTVTSKNSRPFIAGKVTVDNATVDIPAMPDSGELPFNAGLDIEVVVGDKVRMYNPYLYDFLAAGKVKIDGSLKRPSASGRVEVRRGTVRYLTNRFTILSGSAEFTQFGSIVPIIRLEAESKFARTRIHLAINGPATAMDLKLTSEPAMSQQEIMSLLTLRGGYFTKNDGSDNDSTFGRDELISLLDAGLQMRFIAEIEGALQDKLGLDEFRLVRSSLFETGSRRARNNQSDQFQGYNLEIGKYLTDKFLISYSVGLDQHNNSVGFRYDLTKNIGLGGSFGGTAKTLLTIETRFAF; encoded by the coding sequence ATGCGAACCAAAGCTGCACTCTTAGCAGTGCTCCTGCTTGCGCTTGGCATGGCTGCCTTTGGCTGGTGGTCCACCCACAGCCAGGCTGTTTTTGCCCAACTTGAGAATACACTAGCGACTGAATTAACCCAGGCACTGGGCACGGAGGTTGTCATAGGACAATTACAGGCAGTTGGTCTGACAACTGCTGTTATTAATGATGTCATTATATTTGATAAACAAGGCCGGGAGCTGGCCGTTATTAAGCAGGTTACTGTAGACTATAGCCTGCTTAGTCTGGCGCGCGGTCAAACCGCTCTCAATGCCTTACGGAAAGTTACCCTTACTCAACCGGTGGTCGGCTTGGTCGAAGACGCTGACGGCATCTGGAATATCGAATTTTTAAAACAGGAAACGCAGCCGGACAGCCCGGTATTTAACGGCAAAATTGTGATTGAACAGGCGGTGCTGGCTGTCAATGCCCTGAAGGGACAGTGGCAGCTGACTGCTGTTGATGGTCTGCTTACGGTGCAGGACAGCCGGGCGATTGCGTTAAAACTGGCGGCAAGCCACAATGATTCGGCCTTGAGTGTTGAAGGGTTTATTAATACTGACCAAAATAACCTGTCCCTGACAATTCAGGCCGACAGTGTAAACCCGGCTGCCTATGAGCAGCTGCTGTTGACAGGCACACCGCTTCACTTTACTAACGGGTTGCTTACAGGCTTTGATGTTACCATCGCCAGAAATGCAGCCGGGTTACATTATGCCGGTGAATTTGTCATGGATCAGATTGCCGCCGCCAGCGGGGAATACACTGTGGAAAAGGCCCAAGGCCGGGTAAGTTTCACCACTAACTATGTATACATACTTGGTGCCAGTGCCTTGGTCAACAAGCAGCCGGTTGCGGTGCGCGGCAACATTGGCATCGCCGGTGAGCAGCCTGTGTTTGACCTCAGGGTTGAGTCAACGGGCGTTGATTTGGCTGCCCTGAGCGACGGGTTTCCGCTCGCTGGCAGGGTTGCCCTTCAGGCTGACGTTACCGGCACGCCGGCAAGCCCGGTGGTTACGGCTGAGCTGGCAGCTCCGGACCGGGTGGAGGTCGCTGGCTACAGCCTGCAGGACAGCCGGGCCCGGGTCAGCTATGCAGATAAAATCGTAACAATTGCTGAGTTTAGCACCCAGGCGCTTGGCGGTCAGGTGCGCGGGCAAGGCCTGTTCGATACAGACACCCAGCGCTATCAGGTGCAACTGCTTGCCAGCAATATTGATACTGCTGCCATCAGAGACTTACCGGTAGCTGTCAGCGGCAGCGGGGACCTGACGGTAACTGCCGGCGGCCAGGGCAGCAACTGGCAGTCAGTCGCCGGTTCCGCCGTGCTGTCGCTTACAGACGGTCAGTTAGAGGGGCTGCCTTATACCCGGATGACCGCACTTGTCGAGCGTACCGGCAATACTACGGCCATTAAACATTATGATCTGATTTTGCCCACCGGCCTTATTACCGCCGAGGGGACGATTACGGGAGATACGCTGGCCATAACATTAGACGGCCACGGGGTCGAACTGGCAGCCTTGCCTGTGTCTGCGGGCAAAGATCTCAGTGTCAGCGGCAATGCCGGCTTTACGGGGGGACTAACCGGGACAATCGCCCGGCCCGAGCTCAGACTTACTTTTCAGGCTGCCGGTCTGACCGTTAATCAGCAGCTGCTGGGTCAGGCCAGCGGCATTCTCACCGCCTCACCCGACCTGGTGGCGCTGGAACAGGTAACCCTGAATGACGGGGCTGTTGCCCATGAGCTGGCCGGTCAGGTAGTCCTTAGCGGGGCTCAGCCGGTGGTGAATCTCACGCTGGTAACCCGTTCAGCCCGGGCGGAGACCCTGGTCCGGATCATTAAGCCTGACCTGCCCCTGACCGGTAATCTGGACCAGGAAATGACGATAAGCGGCCCGTTAGACAACCTGGCTGTACATGGCAAGCTGAAATTATCGGAAGGCAGTTTTGCCGGTTATCTTATTGCCAGTGCCGAAGGCAGCTATCAGCGGGAGAATGGGGTCATAACCGTAAATGATCTGATGATAGACTCCCTGAATACCAGGATCAAGCTGGCCGGAACCGTGTCGGCCGACGATAACCTGAATTTTTCGGTGGCAGCGGAAAATATAGATGTGGCCAGGCTGAAACTGGAGTACCCTTACCCGGTATCCGGTATCTTCAGCCTGACCGGCCAGGTAACAGGCACCATCGCCAGCCCGGCGGTCAACGGCCGGCTGACTGCCGGCAGCGTGCTGGCAAACGGGCAGGAACTGAAAGATATCTCTGCTGAGCTTAGTTATGAAGATGAGCAGGCCGATATCAGGGAACTGCGTTTTTCCCAAGGCCAGGGCAGTTACCTGTTTAGCGGGGCTGTTGACATTAGAACTCACGGCATCGACGGCTTATTTAGGGTCGAAGGCGGGGAACTGGCCGGGATTCTGGCGCTGGCCAATGTACCAGACCGGGGCATTCGCGGCAGTCTCGATGGTGAGATTGTCTTAAGCGGCAGTATGAGTAACCCTAATATCGTGCTGCGGGGTTCTATCCGTAATGGCAAAATAAAAGAGTACCTGTTTGATACGATTGATATTGATGCCGAACTCAGGAATAAGGTCATTGCGGTTAATACGCTGATGGCCAAGCAGGGGCCTGACGGGGTATTGGCCGCGCAGGGGCAGGCCGATTTAAACGGCCAGATCGATATGGAAATTGGCGGCCGGGCCATTGATACCGGTATTCTGACAGCATTATTTAATACAACTCTGGAGACTACCGGCAAGTTTAGTTTTACTGCCCAGGCCAGCGGTGCTACGGCCGACCCCAATGTGTCGGTATCGATGGAAATGCAGAACGGCAGTATCGCCAATGCCGAATTTGATAACCTATACGGCCTGTTAATCTATAACAACGGCAGCATCCATGTTAACCAGCTGTTTGTGGCGCGCGGTCCGTACAAAGCCAGTGCTTATGGCATTGTGCCGTTAAAGGCTCTGAACAGCCAAGGGCGTGGCAAGGCCGATGTGACCGATGCTATGGACCTGAATTTGCGGCTTGACAATGCTGACCTCAGGATATTGCCGATGCTGACGAAAGAGGTTGCCTGGGCCACTGGCCCTACTACCGGTGAGATCGCCGTCGGCGGCACCCTCTCGCAACCGACTCTGAATGGCCACTTAACCGTGACCAATGGCACGGTCAAGCTGAAAGCACTGTCAGATCCTATCCAAAAAGTAGGGATTGATATTCATTTTAAAGATGATAAAATAGATATAAGCGCTTTTGACGGGGAAATGGGCGGCGGTTCCTATTCCCTGGGCGGCTCGGCCCGGATCAACGGCTTAACGCTTGATGACTACAACCTCAGGCTGACCTTAAACCGGCTGGGGGTAAAACATAAGTATTTTGCCGGGCCGATTGATGGGGCTTTTACAGTAACCAGCAAAAACTCGCGGCCATTTATTGCCGGCAAAGTGACAGTTGACAATGCCACCGTCGATATTCCGGCCATGCCGGACAGCGGCGAATTGCCCTTTAATGCCGGATTGGATATTGAAGTGGTTGTTGGTGACAAAGTGCGTATGTATAACCCGTATTTGTATGATTTCCTGGCTGCGGGCAAGGTTAAAATTGACGGGTCGCTGAAAAGACCTTCCGCTTCAGGCCGGGTCGAAGTCCGGCGCGGTACGGTGCGATACCTCACCAATCGCTTTACCATCTTGAGCGGCAGTGCCGAGTTTACCCAGTTTGGTTCGATTGTGCCGATCATCAGACTGGAAGCGGAATCCAAGTTCGCCCGCACCCGGATTCATCTGGCGATTAACGGCCCGGCTACGGCGATGGATCTTAAACTGACCTCAGAGCCGGCGATGAGCCAGCAGGAAATCATGTCGCTCTTAACCCTGCGCGGCGGTTATTTCACTAAAAATGACGGCAGCGATAATGACAGCACCTTTGGGCGGGATGAGTTAATCAGCCTGCTCGATGCCGGCCTGCAAATGCGTTTTATTGCCGAGATTGAAGGTGCTTTGCAGGATAAGCTGGGGCTTGATGAATTCCGGCTGGTCCGGTCGTCCCTCTTTGAGACCGGCAGCAGAAGGGCGCGAAACAACCAGTCCGACCAGTTCCAGGGCTACAATCTCGAGATTGGCAAGTACCTTACCGATAAATTCCTCATAAGCTACAGTGTGGGGCTTGATCAGCATAACAACAGTGTCGGGTTCAGGTATGACCTGACCAAAAATATCGGACTGGGCGGTTCCTTCGGCGGTACTGCTAAAACGCTGCTGACCATAGAAACCAGATTTGCTTTTTAA
- a CDS encoding TolC family protein, protein MAQFRLYGSIAKRMSALITGGMLAAAALPGLAAPVELTLDEAIDMALKSNPAIKISESDMEKANWDVKMAKAGKGPSVTLSHNASRTKSAASAGVGYDTNRQPFIVPIPESIDNRYANSVDLTLPLYTGGRLEGTIEKAKLGLKVSDLGVANSLQQVKLDATTGYYSILQTRNLVKLSEESLARLNAHLKNVEAQYSAGTVAKSDVLRSEVEKASAEQNLIKASNAYELAISSLNNVIGLPLDTSLVLKEELNYAKYDKTLAECISTALANRPDLAQAAANLDIAKADIRVAESGNKIAIAATASEKWNDKDFPGTDNNNWVVGINASYNLFDSGVTRSQVKGAEAGLGKASEQLRQARDSAQLEVRQAYLNMQEAEKRIETSKVAVTKAEEDYKISQVRYSAGVGTNLDVIDSQVALTSAQTDYVQAMYDYNTSRAKLDKAMGVTVE, encoded by the coding sequence ATGGCACAATTTAGATTATATGGCAGCATCGCCAAACGCATGTCGGCCTTGATTACCGGCGGCATGCTGGCAGCTGCTGCTCTGCCAGGCCTTGCCGCGCCCGTAGAACTTACACTTGATGAGGCCATTGATATGGCTCTTAAAAGCAATCCCGCGATAAAAATATCCGAATCTGATATGGAAAAGGCCAACTGGGATGTAAAGATGGCCAAAGCCGGTAAAGGGCCGTCGGTAACCCTGTCCCACAATGCCAGCCGCACCAAAAGTGCCGCCTCAGCCGGGGTTGGCTATGATACTAACCGGCAGCCTTTTATAGTTCCTATTCCGGAAAGCATCGATAACAGGTATGCCAACAGTGTTGACCTGACGCTGCCGCTATACACCGGCGGCCGGCTGGAAGGCACTATTGAGAAAGCCAAACTCGGCCTCAAAGTATCTGACCTGGGGGTTGCCAACTCACTGCAGCAGGTTAAGCTTGACGCAACAACCGGTTATTACAGCATTTTGCAAACCCGCAATCTGGTCAAATTAAGTGAGGAGTCGCTGGCGCGCCTTAATGCCCATCTGAAAAATGTAGAGGCTCAGTATAGCGCCGGTACTGTGGCTAAATCTGACGTGCTGCGTTCAGAGGTGGAGAAAGCCAGTGCCGAGCAAAACCTGATCAAAGCGAGCAATGCCTATGAGCTGGCAATTTCAAGCCTGAATAATGTTATTGGCCTGCCGCTTGATACTTCGCTGGTGCTTAAGGAAGAGCTAAATTATGCCAAATATGATAAGACGCTGGCAGAGTGCATTAGCACTGCCCTGGCTAACCGTCCTGATTTAGCCCAGGCGGCGGCAAATCTGGATATTGCCAAAGCGGACATCAGAGTGGCCGAAAGCGGCAATAAGATTGCCATTGCGGCTACGGCGTCCGAGAAGTGGAATGATAAAGATTTTCCCGGCACCGATAACAATAACTGGGTTGTCGGTATCAATGCCAGTTACAATTTATTTGACTCCGGTGTGACCAGATCCCAGGTGAAAGGGGCCGAAGCCGGTCTTGGCAAGGCGTCAGAGCAGCTGCGTCAGGCCCGGGACAGCGCGCAGCTGGAAGTCCGTCAAGCCTATCTCAATATGCAGGAAGCCGAGAAACGCATCGAGACAAGTAAGGTAGCTGTTACCAAAGCGGAAGAGGATTACAAAATATCCCAGGTGCGTTACAGTGCCGGCGTCGGCACAAATCTTGATGTTATTGATTCCCAGGTGGCCCTGACTTCAGCCCAAACCGACTATGTCCAGGCTATGTATGATTACAACACCAGCCGGGCTAAACTTGACAAAGCGATGGGTGTGACCGTAGAGTAA
- a CDS encoding MlaD family protein, with protein MNTEAKVGAVTLAGLLLLAGMFAYLSGITFGDKGYPIQAVFAQVSGLKPGNIVRYAGVEIGEVTAVQVLPDGVAADIMLNPGVKIPAGSALTIGSDGLLGEKYINIMPPRELKGFLAPHARVYGESPQGMDELMVAANQVLAEVRTLVKALNDVLADDKVRAALKESALNAREITANLNRLTTTLATLAEKNQGDVTAAVANLKAMSGSLKDTAARVDKMIATVDNDGKTALELRATITALQQTSSRVERMAAALEGVVTEPATAQNIKETLKNARDASAKANKMLGRVAAIETETNVEALYNTDTHKYKSNADITINTGPGDFTVIGVSDIGEDSKLNLQLGKRGPVFNQRFGVIDSKAGVGVDAKMGSQLRLSLDVYDPNDVRVKLRTQYKVAPDTFIVGQSDDLNKGEEKASYFGVRRSF; from the coding sequence ATGAATACCGAGGCCAAAGTCGGCGCTGTAACTCTTGCCGGCCTGCTGCTGCTAGCCGGAATGTTTGCTTATTTAAGCGGCATTACTTTTGGTGACAAAGGTTATCCGATCCAGGCTGTTTTCGCTCAGGTCAGCGGGCTGAAGCCAGGCAATATTGTCCGTTATGCCGGTGTTGAAATTGGCGAGGTCACTGCTGTGCAGGTACTGCCTGACGGTGTGGCCGCCGACATTATGCTTAATCCCGGGGTAAAAATACCGGCAGGGTCTGCTCTGACAATTGGGTCTGACGGTTTACTGGGGGAAAAATATATTAATATTATGCCGCCCCGGGAGCTCAAGGGGTTTTTAGCCCCCCATGCCAGAGTATATGGCGAGAGTCCCCAGGGAATGGATGAATTGATGGTAGCGGCCAATCAGGTGCTGGCTGAGGTGAGGACACTGGTTAAGGCCCTGAATGATGTGCTGGCCGACGATAAAGTAAGAGCGGCCCTGAAGGAGTCGGCCTTAAATGCCCGGGAGATCACGGCTAATCTAAACAGACTGACGACTACGCTGGCCACTCTGGCTGAGAAAAATCAGGGCGATGTGACCGCGGCGGTCGCTAATCTGAAGGCCATGTCCGGCAGTCTTAAGGATACCGCCGCCCGGGTGGATAAAATGATTGCCACTGTCGACAATGACGGCAAGACAGCCCTTGAGCTGCGGGCAACCATCACTGCCCTGCAACAAACCAGCAGCCGGGTGGAGAGAATGGCTGCCGCTTTAGAAGGGGTGGTAACAGAACCGGCAACAGCTCAAAATATCAAAGAAACCCTGAAGAACGCGCGTGATGCCAGTGCCAAAGCCAACAAGATGCTGGGCCGGGTAGCGGCGATAGAAACAGAAACAAATGTAGAAGCCTTATATAATACCGATACCCATAAATACAAAAGCAATGCCGATATTACGATCAATACCGGGCCCGGCGACTTTACCGTTATTGGCGTGAGCGATATTGGCGAAGACAGCAAGCTGAACCTCCAGCTGGGCAAAAGAGGACCGGTCTTTAATCAGCGCTTCGGGGTGATTGACAGTAAAGCCGGGGTCGGGGTTGATGCCAAAATGGGCAGTCAATTGCGGCTGTCGCTGGATGTGTATGATCCGAATGATGTGCGGGTCAAGCTGCGGACACAGTATAAGGTGGCACCTGATACCTTTATTGTCGGTCAGTCTGATGACCTGAACAAGGGGGAGGAAAAGGCATCTTATTTCGGTGTCCGGCGGTCATTCTGA
- a CDS encoding ABC transporter ATP-binding protein translates to MIRLVNVNMEFRGKQILKDINLTIEQGEIMVIIGPSGSGKSTLLRLIIGLLKPTAGEIWVNNREITGLTEDELGRIRLEMGMVFQYSALFDSMSVGENVAFGLRQHTDMSEAEILRTIRRKLRMVGLRGQENAMPSELSGGMKKRVSLARAIAINPHIVLYDEPTAGLDPIMANTIDRMIVSTRRMIDATSVVVTHNMSSAFRIADRIAMIHNGSIIEAGTPDSFKQSENPIVAKFIRGATVLPERKGRARV, encoded by the coding sequence ATGATCAGACTAGTTAATGTCAATATGGAGTTTCGCGGCAAGCAAATACTTAAAGACATTAACCTTACTATTGAACAAGGGGAAATTATGGTGATTATCGGGCCAAGCGGTTCCGGTAAAAGCACATTACTGCGGCTGATTATTGGTCTGTTAAAACCAACCGCCGGGGAGATTTGGGTCAATAACCGGGAAATCACCGGCCTGACCGAGGATGAACTGGGCAGGATCAGGCTGGAGATGGGCATGGTCTTTCAGTATTCGGCGTTATTTGATTCCATGTCGGTCGGGGAAAATGTGGCCTTCGGCCTCAGGCAGCACACCGATATGTCCGAAGCGGAGATTCTGCGGACAATACGCCGCAAGCTGCGCATGGTAGGCCTGCGCGGGCAGGAAAATGCCATGCCGAGTGAACTGTCCGGCGGCATGAAAAAACGGGTCAGCCTGGCGAGGGCGATTGCCATTAATCCGCATATTGTTCTGTATGATGAGCCTACGGCCGGGCTTGATCCCATTATGGCCAATACGATTGACCGGATGATTGTCAGTACCAGGCGAATGATTGATGCCACCTCGGTGGTTGTGACCCATAACATGTCAAGTGCCTTCCGGATTGCCGACCGGATTGCCATGATCCATAATGGCAGCATCATTGAGGCCGGTACACCCGATAGTTTCAAACAGTCGGAGAATCCGATTGTGGCTAAATTTATCCGCGGGGCGACCGTCCTGCCGGAGCGTAAGGGGAGGGCAAGGGTATGA
- a CDS encoding MlaE family ABC transporter permease, which translates to MLNQLFTRTGRIVITFLEHVGQVLILFSQTVLHLRRLNTTLLLRQMAHLGADSLAIVLLTMLFTGMVMTVQTAFEFVKYGAQSSVGGLVAVAMARELSPVLTGVVFAGRVGAAITAEIGSMKVTEQIDALRVMAVNPVAYLVVPRMLACMVMLPVLVIFADVIGTFGSYMIGKYYAGISSFTFFNSIKVFAVPHDIIGGMIKAIFFGAIVALIGCHKGLTTAQGAEGVGQATTGSVVLSIILIFVSNYFLSVLLYR; encoded by the coding sequence ATGCTTAATCAGCTATTCACCCGTACCGGGCGAATTGTTATAACTTTTTTGGAGCATGTGGGCCAGGTGCTCATCCTGTTTAGTCAGACTGTGTTACATCTGCGCCGGCTGAACACTACCCTGCTGCTTAGGCAAATGGCGCATCTGGGGGCAGATTCACTGGCCATTGTCTTGCTGACCATGCTGTTTACAGGTATGGTCATGACGGTGCAAACCGCTTTTGAATTTGTAAAATACGGGGCTCAGTCCTCGGTTGGCGGGCTTGTGGCGGTAGCCATGGCCCGTGAGTTATCGCCTGTTTTGACCGGTGTGGTCTTTGCCGGGCGGGTGGGGGCCGCAATTACGGCCGAAATCGGCTCCATGAAAGTAACAGAGCAGATTGATGCCCTGCGGGTAATGGCCGTAAACCCGGTTGCCTATCTGGTAGTGCCCCGGATGCTGGCCTGCATGGTGATGCTGCCGGTACTGGTTATCTTTGCCGATGTCATTGGGACTTTCGGCAGCTATATGATCGGCAAATACTATGCCGGTATCAGCTCCTTCACTTTCTTTAATTCGATCAAGGTTTTTGCCGTACCCCACGATATCATCGGCGGCATGATCAAAGCTATATTTTTTGGGGCCATTGTCGCCCTGATCGGCTGCCATAAAGGACTGACCACCGCCCAGGGGGCTGAGGGGGTAGGGCAGGCAACAACCGGTTCGGTTGTCTTATCGATCATCCTGATTTTTGTCAGCAACTATTTTTTATCGGTACTATTATACCGGTAA
- a CDS encoding SpoIVB peptidase S55 domain-containing protein — translation MFNILRRCLTALAAILIMLPIGYVQAAPEFMPVEQVVRGMHGTAKTVVSGSQIEEFGVEVLGVMKQKGPSGDLILVRTYGDVIERTGGIAQGMSGSPVYINGKLVGAVAYGWGLTDHKIGMVTPIADMLKLWELNGGQAELQTPAAPLDDNAVSTPLMASGFGDQALKMLADKLKPYNLTPYAVSGSMADDNNGIVYNKTVEPGSTIGLQLVRGDISLGALGTVTYVEGDKLLAFGHPFLKKGKVNYFLTDAEVYTTISGLENSFKVGTSTETIGVINQDRGAGIAGTISKFPNIVPLRITVTDKNLGRTNELWAQVVQDEELAPTLSAVSVFNAIEKTTDRVGSGTARISFEISAAGIPGEVLARENMFYTQGNVGELAIAEVHEALALLSSNQFTPVSIMDVKVNVAIDSERRTATILEAKANTAAAKPGDKVDIAVIIKPFRGEPLTQYITYTVPKEQQPGTLMLTVRGGGMVSIAQLVGQRPSMEQDLSKLFMLKARPRSLEEAVQDLVSRDRNNDIVVETIEMSMPDAAAGSAGRNVKPVPGTFETAPSPALPETTAMQPSKNGPAGRAAGKNSKGDELKQKVYVTTDYIIDGDTQVMLNIIK, via the coding sequence ATGTTTAATATTTTAAGGCGTTGCCTGACAGCGCTGGCGGCAATACTGATTATGCTGCCGATTGGTTATGTTCAAGCTGCGCCTGAATTTATGCCTGTTGAACAGGTTGTCAGAGGTATGCATGGAACAGCCAAAACCGTTGTCTCAGGCAGTCAGATTGAAGAGTTTGGTGTAGAAGTTCTGGGGGTTATGAAGCAAAAAGGACCATCAGGTGACTTGATCCTGGTCCGCACCTATGGCGATGTCATCGAACGGACAGGCGGCATTGCCCAGGGCATGAGCGGCAGTCCGGTATATATTAACGGCAAGCTGGTTGGCGCCGTAGCTTATGGCTGGGGCCTGACAGACCATAAGATCGGGATGGTAACCCCAATTGCCGACATGCTCAAATTATGGGAGCTGAACGGCGGCCAGGCAGAATTGCAGACGCCGGCAGCCCCACTGGACGATAATGCGGTCAGTACACCCTTAATGGCCTCCGGTTTTGGTGACCAGGCTCTGAAGATGCTGGCAGACAAGCTGAAGCCCTATAATCTGACTCCCTATGCAGTAAGTGGCAGCATGGCCGACGACAATAACGGCATTGTCTACAATAAAACCGTTGAGCCAGGCAGTACGATCGGTTTGCAGCTGGTGCGCGGGGATATCAGTCTGGGCGCGTTAGGCACCGTAACCTATGTTGAGGGCGATAAATTGTTGGCTTTTGGTCATCCTTTCCTTAAAAAAGGCAAAGTCAACTATTTCCTGACCGATGCCGAGGTCTACACTACCATCAGCGGTCTGGAAAACTCTTTCAAAGTCGGCACCTCAACCGAAACAATCGGGGTGATTAACCAGGACAGAGGGGCCGGTATTGCCGGTACTATCAGCAAATTCCCCAATATAGTACCGCTCCGGATTACTGTTACCGATAAAAATCTGGGCCGCACGAACGAATTATGGGCCCAGGTTGTGCAGGATGAAGAGCTGGCGCCGACCCTGTCGGCGGTCAGTGTCTTTAACGCGATTGAGAAAACCACGGACCGTGTTGGCTCCGGTACAGCCAGAATCAGCTTTGAAATCAGTGCTGCCGGTATACCCGGTGAGGTATTGGCGCGGGAAAATATGTTTTATACGCAGGGCAATGTTGGGGAACTGGCCATCGCCGAGGTGCATGAGGCCCTGGCGCTGCTGAGCAGCAACCAGTTTACCCCTGTTAGTATTATGGATGTTAAGGTCAATGTCGCCATTGACAGCGAGCGGCGGACGGCGACTATTCTTGAGGCTAAAGCCAATACAGCGGCTGCCAAACCTGGTGACAAGGTTGATATCGCTGTAATCATTAAACCGTTTCGCGGTGAACCGCTGACCCAATATATCACGTACACCGTACCCAAAGAGCAGCAGCCGGGGACCCTGATGCTGACCGTGCGGGGCGGCGGTATGGTTTCGATTGCCCAGCTTGTTGGCCAACGGCCCAGCATGGAACAGGATCTAAGTAAACTGTTTATGCTTAAAGCAAGACCCCGGTCCCTGGAGGAAGCCGTTCAGGACCTTGTTAGCCGTGACCGTAATAACGATATCGTTGTTGAGACCATTGAAATGAGTATGCCTGATGCTGCTGCCGGCTCAGCCGGCAGAAATGTAAAACCGGTGCCCGGTACCTTCGAGACTGCTCCCAGCCCGGCATTACCGGAAACAACCGCCATGCAGCCGTCTAAAAACGGGCCAGCTGGCAGGGCGGCCGGCAAAAATAGCAAAGGCGACGAGTTGAAACAAAAAGTGTATGTAACAACCGATTATATTATTGATGGTGACACTCAGGTCATGTTAAATATCATCAAGTAA
- a CDS encoding biotin/lipoyl-binding protein has protein sequence MVHKKSIMLVTVLLVVVGAVAWVLAAGQTVDQRGVLAGSVLANGLVAPGALAREGDILVYVNTLTGPAVAVRANTDGTVREVLVKPGDQVKSGDVLVRIEPLKR, from the coding sequence ATGGTTCATAAAAAGAGTATCATGCTCGTTACCGTGTTGCTGGTTGTTGTCGGCGCCGTAGCCTGGGTATTGGCAGCAGGCCAGACGGTTGACCAGCGCGGTGTATTAGCAGGCAGTGTTCTGGCCAATGGTTTGGTGGCCCCCGGCGCCCTGGCCCGGGAAGGCGATATCCTGGTTTATGTTAATACCCTTACCGGTCCGGCGGTCGCAGTCCGTGCCAACACCGACGGCACTGTCCGCGAAGTGCTGGTTAAGCCGGGCGACCAAGTCAAGAGCGGTGATGTTTTAGTCAGGATTGAACCGCTTAAGCGGTAG